A portion of the Segatella copri DSM 18205 genome contains these proteins:
- a CDS encoding McrC family protein — protein sequence MDNSAWGYYASFKIGAEWIDKQEALVVTAKRGMEKIDFLRMFMTCFCSDLAVESFSKIYSIDQENPAIVAPVLSSVVSPLIVFHFIGVVNRIKSLRKGYVLRQKNLKKVKGHIKMLKNERINIAVKRYDRIYCEYADYSVDTPENRLLKKALVFSQRFVAKINRNNVVYSKVNQMVTKALSKFDYVSDDININSIGQIRSNKLYREYAEAMRLAKVILKHFDYSLSNVEATENRVTPFVLDMSLLYEHYVYGLLHEAYREKISYQYPGVTGLPDFLYKSKHFNAILDTKYIPKYEKGTLDNYVIRQLSGYSRDLTILRKLGYEDIDEDSPAPSVPCIIIYPKEGGDTTNPFKSNKLRDLCTRHLKKISRFYKISISVPTISR from the coding sequence ATGGATAATAGTGCATGGGGGTACTATGCCTCATTCAAAATTGGAGCAGAATGGATTGACAAGCAAGAAGCATTGGTGGTTACGGCAAAACGGGGAATGGAGAAAATCGATTTCCTGCGCATGTTTATGACATGCTTCTGCTCTGACCTTGCGGTGGAATCGTTTTCCAAAATCTATTCCATTGATCAGGAGAATCCTGCCATTGTAGCCCCTGTATTGAGCAGTGTTGTTAGTCCACTTATCGTGTTTCATTTCATAGGAGTGGTAAACAGAATCAAGTCGTTAAGAAAAGGATATGTTCTGCGCCAAAAGAACCTTAAGAAGGTGAAGGGGCATATCAAGATGCTCAAAAACGAACGCATCAATATCGCCGTAAAACGATACGACCGTATTTATTGCGAATACGCTGACTACTCAGTAGATACTCCAGAGAACAGACTGCTAAAGAAAGCACTTGTCTTCTCTCAGAGATTTGTCGCCAAGATAAATCGCAATAATGTAGTATATTCAAAAGTCAACCAGATGGTCACGAAAGCACTATCGAAATTTGATTATGTGAGCGATGACATCAACATCAATTCCATTGGGCAAATACGCTCCAATAAACTCTATCGGGAATATGCGGAAGCCATGCGATTGGCCAAGGTCATATTAAAGCATTTTGACTATAGTCTCTCAAATGTGGAAGCCACGGAAAATAGGGTCACGCCGTTTGTGCTCGATATGTCTTTACTATACGAACATTATGTGTACGGTTTGTTACATGAAGCTTATCGGGAGAAAATCAGTTACCAGTATCCGGGAGTAACTGGACTGCCAGACTTTTTATACAAGTCGAAACATTTCAATGCTATACTGGATACCAAATATATCCCTAAATATGAGAAAGGGACGCTTGACAACTACGTCATTAGGCAACTGAGTGGCTATAGTCGCGATCTAACAATTTTGAGAAAGTTAGGATATGAAGACATTGACGAAGACTCACCGGCTCCTTCTGTTCCGTGCATCATTATATATCCCAAGGAAGGTGGAGATACTACCAATCCGTTCAAAAGCAATAAGCTGAGAGATCTTTGCACGAGACATCTAAAAAAAATCTCGAGGTTTTACAAAATCAGCATCTCTGTTCCAACTATTAGCAGATAA
- the uvrA gene encoding excinuclease ABC subunit UvrA: MPKDKYIEIKGARANNLKNIDVKIPQGKFVAITGVSGSGKSSLAFDTLYAEGQRRYVESLSSYARQFLGRMSKPECDFIKGLPPAIAIEQKVISRNPRSTVGTNTEIYEYLRLLYARIGKTYSPISGQEVKRHTTEDVLACTRQYSQGTRFVILAPIHVIEGRSLGKQLEMYNQEGYARIYIKGEFVRIEDFMEQADKELLEVSGDKLKKRMQQKDEEIFLVIDRASVSDEKDDISRLMDSAETAFYEGDGACRLVFLPSNICYDFSTRFEADGMQFEEPTDNMFAFNSPLGACPTCEGFGSIIGIDEKLVIPNTSMSVYDGCVVCWRGEKMGMWLKEFIRRAAEYDFPIFKPYFELTQQQKDWLWHGLPGEKKRKQQERVSIDEFFRMVKENQYKIQYRVMLSRFRGKTICPDCHGTRLKKEANYVKIGGKSITELVEMSIVNLSEWFKKLEISEHEKEISKRLLTEITHRLQFLLDVGLGYLTLNRLSNTLSGGESQRINLTTNLGSSLVGSVYILDEPSIGLHSRDTARLIKVLKELQQLGNTVVVVEHDEEIMRAADYLIDIGPDAGRLGGRVVYAGPSSEYSTTDKAEQEKLLAEYPESYTIKYLTHNEEIKAPTSHRAWNQYIEIKGARMNNLRGIDVKIPLNVFTCVTGVSGSGKSSLIKGILYPAMRRRLDLVAEAPGEYASMEGDWKSISHVEFVDQNPIGKSTRSNPATYLKAYDAIRALFANQPLAKQMGFTPQYFSFNTEGGRCEECKGAGYVTIEMQFMADLTLTCEACKGKRFKHDILEVRYGGKDVNDVLNMTVNEAIEFFSDEKLQRNEGDFDNCRIIVNRLKLLQDVGLGYIKLGQNSSSLSGGENQRVKLAFFIGKEEQEPTLFIFDEPTTGLHFHDIKRLLHAFNALIERGHSLVVIEHNLDVIKCADYIIDLGPEGGDKGGNLVVAGTPEEVAACKASLTGKFLR; the protein is encoded by the coding sequence ATGCCAAAAGATAAATATATAGAAATAAAAGGGGCAAGAGCCAACAACCTCAAGAATATCGATGTGAAGATACCTCAGGGCAAGTTTGTTGCCATTACGGGTGTCTCAGGATCGGGAAAATCATCGTTGGCTTTTGATACCTTATATGCTGAGGGCCAGCGCCGCTATGTGGAGTCGCTCTCTTCATACGCTCGCCAGTTTCTGGGACGTATGAGCAAACCGGAATGTGATTTCATCAAGGGATTGCCACCGGCCATCGCCATCGAACAGAAGGTGATTTCGCGCAACCCACGATCTACCGTGGGCACCAACACCGAAATCTACGAATACCTGCGACTGCTCTACGCACGCATCGGAAAAACCTATTCGCCTATCAGCGGACAGGAGGTGAAACGCCATACTACCGAAGATGTACTCGCCTGCACCCGACAGTATTCCCAGGGTACCAGGTTTGTCATCCTCGCCCCTATCCACGTCATCGAAGGGCGCAGTCTGGGCAAACAGCTGGAGATGTACAACCAGGAAGGTTACGCGCGTATATATATAAAAGGTGAATTCGTGCGCATAGAAGACTTCATGGAGCAGGCGGATAAGGAACTGCTGGAAGTAAGCGGCGACAAACTGAAAAAGAGAATGCAGCAGAAGGATGAAGAAATCTTCCTGGTCATCGACCGTGCTTCGGTAAGCGATGAGAAGGATGACATCAGCCGACTGATGGATTCTGCCGAAACTGCCTTCTATGAGGGAGATGGAGCCTGCCGCCTCGTCTTCCTGCCAAGCAATATCTGCTACGACTTCTCTACCCGGTTCGAAGCTGACGGCATGCAGTTTGAAGAGCCTACCGACAATATGTTTGCCTTCAACTCCCCTCTCGGAGCCTGCCCTACCTGCGAAGGTTTCGGCAGCATAATAGGCATCGATGAGAAACTCGTCATCCCGAACACTTCGATGAGCGTATATGACGGATGTGTGGTTTGCTGGCGAGGCGAAAAGATGGGTATGTGGCTCAAGGAATTCATCCGCAGAGCTGCAGAATACGACTTCCCTATCTTCAAGCCTTATTTCGAACTGACTCAGCAGCAGAAGGACTGGCTGTGGCACGGTCTGCCTGGCGAAAAGAAACGTAAACAGCAGGAAAGGGTGAGCATCGATGAGTTCTTCAGAATGGTAAAGGAGAACCAGTACAAGATACAATACCGCGTGATGCTGAGCCGATTCCGTGGAAAGACGATTTGTCCCGACTGCCATGGTACCCGACTCAAGAAGGAAGCCAACTATGTAAAGATTGGCGGAAAGAGCATCACCGAACTGGTTGAAATGTCGATTGTGAACCTGAGCGAATGGTTCAAGAAACTGGAAATCTCTGAGCATGAGAAGGAAATCAGCAAGCGTCTGCTCACCGAAATCACCCACCGCCTGCAGTTCCTCCTGGATGTAGGTCTGGGGTATCTTACGCTCAACCGACTCTCCAACACCCTCTCCGGCGGTGAGAGTCAGCGCATCAACCTGACTACCAACCTGGGCTCATCGCTCGTGGGTAGCGTATATATCCTCGACGAACCTAGTATCGGACTCCATAGCCGCGATACCGCCCGACTGATTAAGGTGCTGAAAGAACTGCAGCAACTGGGCAATACGGTGGTTGTGGTAGAACACGACGAAGAGATTATGCGGGCAGCCGACTATCTCATCGATATCGGTCCCGATGCCGGCAGACTGGGCGGAAGAGTGGTCTACGCCGGTCCGTCATCAGAATATTCAACCACCGACAAGGCTGAACAGGAAAAGCTGCTGGCTGAATATCCGGAGAGTTATACCATCAAATACCTGACCCACAACGAGGAGATAAAGGCGCCAACGAGCCACCGTGCCTGGAACCAGTATATCGAAATCAAGGGAGCCCGGATGAACAATCTGCGCGGCATCGACGTTAAGATACCGCTCAATGTATTCACCTGTGTAACCGGTGTATCAGGCTCAGGCAAGAGTTCGCTCATCAAGGGAATCCTCTATCCTGCCATGCGTCGCCGTCTGGACCTCGTAGCAGAGGCACCAGGCGAATATGCATCGATGGAAGGCGACTGGAAGAGCATCAGTCATGTAGAGTTTGTTGACCAGAACCCTATCGGAAAGAGTACCCGCAGCAACCCTGCCACTTATCTGAAGGCATACGATGCGATACGTGCCCTCTTTGCCAACCAGCCACTGGCTAAGCAGATGGGATTCACGCCCCAGTACTTCTCTTTCAATACCGAAGGTGGAAGATGCGAGGAATGTAAGGGTGCAGGATATGTTACCATCGAGATGCAGTTTATGGCAGACCTCACGCTGACCTGCGAGGCTTGTAAGGGCAAGCGTTTCAAGCACGATATCCTGGAGGTACGCTATGGCGGAAAAGACGTCAATGATGTGCTGAACATGACGGTAAACGAGGCCATTGAGTTCTTCAGCGATGAAAAGTTGCAGCGCAACGAGGGCGACTTCGACAACTGCCGCATCATCGTAAACCGCCTGAAGCTGCTTCAGGATGTGGGTCTGGGCTATATCAAGCTCGGTCAGAATTCAAGTTCGCTTTCGGGTGGTGAGAATCAGCGTGTAAAGCTCGCCTTCTTCATAGGTAAGGAAGAACAGGAGCCTACGCTCTTCATCTTCGACGAGCCTACCACGGGCCTTCACTTCCACGACATCAAGCGCCTGCTCCATGCCTTCAATGCCCTGATAGAAAGGGGCCATTCGCTGGTAGTGATTGAGCACAATCTGGATGTCATCAAGTGTGCCGACTATATCATTGACCTCGGTCCTGAAGGCGGCGATAAAGGCGGCAATCTTGTTGTTGCCGGAACTCCGGAAGAAGTAGCTGCCTGCAAGGCAAGCCTTACCGGAAAGTTCTTGCGTTAA
- the rlmH gene encoding 23S rRNA (pseudouridine(1915)-N(3))-methyltransferase RlmH, whose translation MKTELILVGKTVNKHFIAGIKDYAERITHYMPFNITTIPELKNTKSLSEQQQKEREGELILKLLQPSDTVVLMDEHGQEFRSIEFAKWIERKQATARRLVFVIGGPYGFSQSVYDRANEKISLSKMTFSHQMVRLIFTEALYRACTIIKGEPYHHE comes from the coding sequence ATGAAGACAGAACTCATTCTGGTCGGAAAGACCGTGAACAAGCATTTCATTGCGGGCATCAAGGATTATGCCGAGCGCATCACCCATTATATGCCTTTCAACATAACAACCATTCCTGAGCTCAAGAACACCAAGAGTCTCAGCGAACAGCAGCAGAAGGAACGGGAAGGAGAACTGATTCTGAAACTCCTCCAGCCTTCGGATACCGTGGTGCTGATGGATGAACATGGACAGGAATTCCGAAGCATCGAGTTTGCCAAATGGATAGAGCGCAAGCAGGCTACTGCCCGCAGGCTCGTCTTTGTCATCGGCGGTCCTTACGGCTTTTCACAGTCTGTCTACGACCGCGCCAACGAGAAGATTTCCCTCTCCAAGATGACCTTCTCGCATCAGATGGTGCGCCTTATCTTTACCGAGGCGCTCTATCGAGCATGTACTATTATAAAAGGTGAGCCTTACCACCACGAATAA
- a CDS encoding DUF4491 family protein: MEVYYTGVIIAVSTFLIIGIFHPIVMKTEYYTGTRYWWVFLVAGIICIGAAFLVANVLFSAILGVVGASCLWSIGELFEQRQRCEKGWFPKNPKRIGTGYYRDEAK; this comes from the coding sequence ATGGAAGTATATTACACGGGCGTCATCATCGCCGTATCCACCTTTTTAATAATAGGTATCTTTCACCCTATCGTCATGAAGACGGAATATTATACGGGCACCCGCTATTGGTGGGTTTTCCTCGTTGCAGGCATCATCTGCATCGGAGCTGCCTTCCTGGTTGCCAACGTGCTCTTCTCTGCCATACTGGGCGTAGTAGGTGCTTCATGCCTTTGGAGCATCGGTGAACTCTTCGAACAGAGACAACGCTGCGAGAAAGGCTGGTTCCCGAAGAATCCGAAAAGAATAGGAACAGGATATTACAGGGACGAAGCGAAGTGA
- a CDS encoding phospho-sugar mutase, whose amino-acid sequence MANNAELIKQCEERAQQWLTPAFDEETRKEVKAMLDAEDKSALVDAFYQNLEFGTGGLRGIMGSGTNRMNKYIVGMATQGFANYILKAFPGEENLSVVVGHDCRNNSRLFAETVAAIFSANGIKAYLFESLRPTPEISFAIRELGAKAGVNVTASHNPKEYNGYKAYWSDGAQVLAPHDTGIIEEVNKVTIDQVKFEANWDKIKIIGGEMDYDYMTAVHSAMIDQDVINRQKDLNIVYSAMHGTGRVIVPLCLRSWGFQNINVVPEQMVVDGNFPTVVSPNPENAEAMTLGMKLGTKLNADLVVATDPDADRLAIVCRDDKGEWIIINGNQTAMMFCYYIIENKKKLGKLKPTDFLVKTIVTTEVIAEIAKKNNVELRDCYTGFKWIAREIAISEGKQQYIGGGEESFGFLPYDKVRDKDAPASICLICEIAAWAKDQGKTLYDLLMQIYAEYGFSKEFTVNVVRPGKTGADEIKQMMADFRANPPQELGGSKVVTWKDYQSLEAKHADGSVEKLDMPATSNVLQWFCDDNTKVSVRPSGTEPKIKFYIEVKDPSFKCAGCYNRCTAAAMDKIEAIKKSLKLD is encoded by the coding sequence ATGGCTAATAACGCAGAATTGATCAAGCAGTGTGAAGAAAGAGCACAGCAGTGGCTCACACCTGCTTTTGACGAAGAAACCCGTAAGGAAGTAAAGGCAATGCTCGACGCAGAGGACAAGTCTGCTCTCGTTGATGCATTCTATCAGAACCTGGAGTTCGGTACTGGTGGTTTGCGCGGTATCATGGGCTCAGGTACTAACCGCATGAACAAGTATATCGTTGGTATGGCTACCCAGGGCTTTGCTAACTACATTCTCAAGGCTTTCCCAGGTGAGGAGAACCTTTCTGTAGTGGTAGGTCACGACTGCCGTAACAACTCCCGTCTCTTCGCTGAGACCGTAGCTGCCATCTTCTCTGCCAATGGCATCAAGGCTTATCTCTTCGAGAGCCTCCGTCCTACACCAGAGATTTCTTTCGCTATCCGCGAGCTCGGTGCCAAGGCTGGTGTCAACGTAACAGCTTCTCACAACCCTAAGGAGTACAACGGTTACAAGGCTTACTGGAGCGACGGTGCTCAGGTTCTGGCTCCACATGATACAGGTATCATCGAGGAGGTGAACAAGGTTACTATCGACCAGGTGAAGTTTGAGGCTAACTGGGATAAAATCAAGATTATCGGTGGTGAGATGGATTACGACTACATGACAGCCGTTCATTCTGCTATGATTGACCAGGATGTCATCAACCGTCAGAAAGACCTCAACATCGTTTATTCTGCTATGCACGGTACAGGTCGTGTCATCGTTCCTCTCTGTCTGCGTTCTTGGGGCTTCCAGAACATCAATGTAGTTCCTGAGCAGATGGTAGTAGATGGCAACTTCCCAACAGTGGTTTCTCCTAACCCAGAGAATGCAGAGGCTATGACCCTCGGTATGAAGCTCGGTACTAAGTTGAACGCTGACCTCGTGGTAGCTACCGACCCAGATGCTGACCGTCTGGCTATCGTTTGCCGCGACGACAAGGGCGAGTGGATAATCATCAATGGTAACCAGACAGCCATGATGTTCTGCTACTACATCATCGAGAACAAAAAGAAGTTGGGCAAGTTGAAGCCAACAGACTTCCTCGTAAAGACCATCGTAACAACAGAAGTTATTGCTGAGATTGCCAAGAAGAACAACGTAGAGTTGCGCGACTGCTACACCGGTTTCAAGTGGATTGCACGCGAGATTGCTATCTCTGAGGGCAAGCAGCAGTACATCGGTGGTGGTGAGGAGAGCTTCGGTTTCTTGCCATACGATAAGGTACGCGATAAGGATGCTCCTGCATCTATCTGTCTCATCTGCGAGATTGCAGCATGGGCTAAGGATCAGGGCAAGACACTCTACGACCTCCTGATGCAGATTTATGCAGAGTATGGCTTCAGCAAGGAGTTTACTGTAAACGTAGTTCGCCCAGGTAAGACCGGTGCTGACGAGATTAAGCAGATGATGGCAGACTTCCGTGCCAACCCTCCACAGGAGTTGGGTGGAAGCAAGGTGGTAACCTGGAAGGACTACCAGAGCCTGGAGGCTAAGCATGCTGACGGCAGCGTAGAGAAGCTCGATATGCCTGCTACAAGCAATGTACTCCAGTGGTTCTGCGATGACAACACCAAGGTAAGTGTCCGTCCATCAGGTACAGAGCCTAAGATTAAGTTCTATATTGAGGTTAAGGATCCTTCATTCAAGTGCGCTGGCTGCTACAACCGCTGCACAGCTGCTGCAATGGATAAGATCGAGGCTATCAAGAAGAGCCTGAAGTTGGATTAA
- a CDS encoding amidophosphoribosyltransferase, translating into MGGIFGTISKKSCVADLFYGTDYNSHLGTRRGGLATYSSEKGFVRSIHNLESSYFRTKFEPTLNKFEGATSGIGVISDTDAQPLIMNSHLGRFAICTVAKIVNKDELTQLLLEKNMHFAEMSSGSTNPTELVALLIIQGKTFREGIENVFHHIKGSCTMMILTEDGIICARDSWGRTPIIIGKKEGAYAASSETTSFPNLDYETAYEVGPGEIVKITADGMEQIRPANKKMQVCSFLWVYYGFPTSTYEGKNVEEARFTNGFNLAKTDDVEVDCCSGIPDSGTGMAMGYAAGKGVPYQRCIAKYTPTWPRSFTPSNQSMRSLVAKMKLIPNKAMLKGKRVLFCDDSIVRGTQLRDNVKVLFDQAGLKECHMRIACPPLVYGCPFINFTSSKSDMELITRRIIEKFEGDANKNLEKYATTGSPEYQKMVGEIANQLGLTSLKFNTIEQLVEAIGLPKCQVCTHCFDGSSAYTLNEFADED; encoded by the coding sequence ATGGGAGGCATTTTCGGAACTATTTCCAAGAAAAGCTGTGTCGCAGATCTCTTTTACGGCACAGATTACAACTCACATCTCGGCACACGCCGGGGCGGTTTGGCAACCTACAGTAGTGAGAAGGGCTTCGTGCGCTCTATCCACAATCTGGAAAGTTCATACTTCAGAACGAAGTTTGAACCTACACTCAACAAGTTTGAAGGAGCTACATCGGGCATCGGCGTGATTAGCGATACAGATGCCCAGCCACTCATCATGAACTCTCATCTTGGCCGCTTTGCCATTTGCACTGTAGCTAAGATAGTAAACAAGGATGAACTTACTCAGCTTCTGCTCGAAAAGAACATGCACTTTGCAGAGATGTCTTCGGGTAGTACCAATCCAACTGAGTTGGTGGCTCTGCTTATTATTCAGGGTAAAACCTTCAGGGAAGGTATCGAAAACGTTTTCCATCACATCAAAGGTTCCTGCACAATGATGATCCTTACCGAGGATGGCATCATCTGTGCGCGTGACAGTTGGGGACGTACTCCAATCATCATTGGCAAGAAGGAAGGTGCCTATGCGGCTTCCAGCGAAACCACCTCGTTCCCTAATCTCGATTATGAAACAGCATATGAGGTAGGACCAGGCGAAATCGTGAAGATTACAGCTGATGGCATGGAGCAGATCCGACCTGCCAACAAGAAGATGCAGGTTTGCTCTTTCCTCTGGGTTTACTATGGTTTCCCTACATCTACCTACGAAGGCAAGAATGTAGAGGAGGCGCGTTTTACCAACGGCTTTAATCTCGCCAAGACCGATGATGTGGAGGTAGATTGCTGCAGCGGTATTCCTGATTCGGGTACAGGTATGGCGATGGGTTATGCTGCCGGCAAGGGTGTGCCTTACCAGCGCTGCATTGCCAAGTATACTCCTACATGGCCTCGCAGCTTTACTCCTAGCAACCAGAGCATGCGTTCGCTGGTAGCCAAGATGAAGCTGATTCCTAACAAGGCGATGCTGAAGGGCAAGCGAGTATTGTTCTGCGATGACAGTATTGTGCGTGGTACCCAGCTTCGCGACAATGTAAAGGTGCTTTTCGACCAGGCTGGCTTGAAGGAGTGCCACATGCGCATAGCGTGTCCTCCATTGGTATATGGTTGTCCGTTCATCAACTTCACTTCTTCCAAGAGTGATATGGAGCTGATTACCCGCCGTATCATCGAGAAGTTTGAGGGCGATGCCAACAAGAATCTTGAGAAATACGCTACCACCGGTTCTCCTGAGTATCAGAAGATGGTAGGTGAGATTGCCAACCAGTTGGGCTTGACTTCCCTGAAGTTCAACACCATCGAGCAACTGGTAGAGGCCATCGGTCTTCCAAAGTGCCAGGTATGTACCCATTGTTTCGATGGCAGCAGTGCATATACTCTGAATGAGTTTGCTGATGAAGACTAA
- a CDS encoding TolC family protein, whose translation MKKIIILCFALGAFHTLGAQETLTLSQCLQMAVDNNLSLQSSRNEIAKGKYAISENQAKLYPQINAVAQLNDNFTPPVSVTDGSAYGKPYNVTKTLQYNASAGVQLQMPLYNQMILTAIDITKIADKLNQLSYEKAREDLIVQTAKMYYMAQNISEQIRLTNDNIKRLVELRNITQAFYDNQMSLEVDLKRVNLNIENLTVQRDNAIAMLEQQYTMLKYVIDYPAEKEMKVTAVDPGKIEMVKADGLDTGLYELQLLEQKKLLTQKQTKLAKDGYLPSLSLTGNLMYSAFTDRIDHWIHSGESNHWYGSNGLGIQLRVPVFDGFEKRSKIRKAKIEEENARIGYEDALKGLQANYMNAVSEVNNSQRNYKKQFDNYTMAQDVYNVTADQYKEGVASMTAVLQDEMRMSEAMNNYLTAYYSYKVANLSLLKLTGQLNQISVAK comes from the coding sequence ATGAAGAAAATAATCATCTTATGTTTCGCGCTCGGAGCTTTCCATACACTTGGCGCACAGGAGACGCTTACGCTCAGCCAGTGCCTGCAGATGGCAGTGGATAACAACCTGTCGCTCCAGAGCAGCCGAAACGAAATAGCTAAGGGAAAGTACGCTATCAGCGAAAATCAGGCTAAACTCTATCCGCAGATTAATGCGGTGGCACAGCTCAACGACAACTTTACGCCGCCAGTTTCGGTTACCGACGGCTCGGCTTACGGCAAGCCTTATAATGTAACCAAGACGTTGCAGTATAATGCATCGGCGGGTGTACAATTGCAGATGCCACTGTATAACCAGATGATTCTTACCGCCATCGACATTACCAAGATTGCCGATAAACTCAACCAACTCTCTTATGAGAAGGCGCGTGAAGACCTCATCGTGCAGACTGCCAAGATGTATTACATGGCGCAGAACATATCTGAGCAGATTCGTCTGACGAATGACAACATCAAGCGACTGGTAGAACTCAGAAACATCACCCAGGCTTTCTATGATAACCAGATGAGTCTGGAGGTAGATCTGAAGCGAGTGAATCTCAATATCGAGAACCTCACCGTGCAGCGCGATAACGCCATCGCCATGCTCGAACAGCAGTATACCATGCTCAAGTATGTGATAGATTATCCTGCCGAGAAGGAGATGAAGGTGACAGCCGTAGATCCGGGAAAGATTGAGATGGTGAAGGCTGACGGACTGGATACGGGACTCTACGAACTCCAGTTGCTGGAACAGAAGAAACTGCTCACCCAAAAGCAGACCAAACTAGCCAAGGACGGCTATCTGCCATCGCTCTCGCTGACCGGAAACCTGATGTATTCTGCCTTTACCGATAGGATAGATCACTGGATTCATTCGGGCGAGTCAAACCACTGGTATGGTTCCAACGGTCTGGGCATCCAGCTGCGAGTGCCTGTATTCGATGGTTTTGAAAAGCGTTCTAAAATCAGAAAGGCGAAGATAGAGGAGGAGAATGCACGCATCGGTTACGAGGACGCCCTGAAGGGACTGCAGGCAAACTATATGAATGCGGTGAGCGAGGTGAACAACAGTCAGCGCAACTACAAGAAACAGTTTGATAATTATACCATGGCGCAGGATGTTTACAACGTAACAGCCGACCAGTATAAGGAGGGTGTGGCTTCGATGACAGCGGTGCTGCAGGACGAGATGCGTATGAGCGAGGCGATGAACAATTATCTCACAGCCTACTATAGCTATAAGGTTGCCAATCTCTCGCTGCTCAAGTTGACTGGACAGCTCAACCAGATTTCGGTTGCTAAATAA
- a CDS encoding HlyD family secretion protein, whose product MEQNENKNVETAEATQVSHEETMKKLKKQRVRQIVASLIGIAILAFGLWKIVCLFLDYNSNETSNDAQIEQYISPVNLRASGYIAKVCFREHQEVHKGDTLLVLDDREYRIRLMEAEAALKDAKAGANVINATEQTTETSASIYQASIDEINVRLAKLAKDCERYRNLVEKKAATPIQLEQLEVEYAATRKKLEGVKKQQAAAYKGVNEVTTRKQNVAASIERAEAAVEMAKLNLSYCVVVAPCDGKLGRRSIEEGQMVNAGTTITYIIPTNNKWVIANYKETQIENLYVGQKVRMTVDAISNKEFEGTVTAISGATGSKYSLVPTDNSAGNFVKIQQRVPVRIDFNNLSKEDNEHLAAGMMVVVKAERK is encoded by the coding sequence ATGGAACAGAACGAAAATAAAAATGTAGAAACAGCAGAGGCTACACAGGTATCTCACGAAGAAACCATGAAAAAACTGAAGAAGCAGCGCGTAAGACAGATTGTTGCCAGTCTGATAGGTATTGCTATTCTGGCTTTCGGACTCTGGAAAATCGTATGCCTCTTCCTCGATTATAACTCTAACGAAACGAGCAATGATGCTCAGATAGAGCAATATATCTCACCGGTTAATCTCCGTGCATCCGGCTATATCGCCAAGGTATGCTTCAGAGAACATCAGGAAGTACACAAGGGAGATACCCTCCTTGTGCTCGACGACCGTGAGTATCGTATCCGTCTGATGGAGGCTGAAGCAGCCCTCAAGGATGCCAAGGCAGGAGCCAATGTCATCAACGCTACAGAGCAGACCACCGAGACTTCAGCTTCTATCTATCAGGCATCCATCGATGAAATAAATGTACGACTTGCCAAACTTGCCAAGGACTGCGAACGTTATCGCAACCTGGTAGAAAAGAAGGCGGCTACTCCTATCCAGCTCGAACAGCTGGAGGTGGAATATGCTGCTACCAGGAAGAAACTCGAAGGGGTAAAGAAGCAGCAGGCTGCTGCCTATAAGGGCGTAAACGAGGTAACTACCCGCAAGCAGAATGTGGCTGCCTCCATCGAACGTGCCGAGGCTGCCGTAGAGATGGCAAAGCTGAACCTCTCTTACTGTGTGGTTGTGGCCCCTTGCGACGGTAAACTGGGTCGCCGCTCTATCGAGGAGGGACAGATGGTAAATGCAGGAACCACCATTACCTACATCATTCCAACTAATAACAAATGGGTGATTGCCAACTATAAGGAAACCCAGATAGAGAATCTCTATGTTGGACAGAAGGTGCGTATGACCGTAGATGCCATCAGTAACAAGGAGTTTGAGGGTACGGTGACCGCCATTTCTGGTGCTACCGGTTCGAAATATTCGCTGGTACCTACAGACAATTCGGCTGGCAACTTTGTCAAGATTCAGCAGCGTGTGCCTGTAAGAATCGATTTCAACAACCTTAGCAAAGAGGATAATGAGCATCTTGCTGCCGGCATGATGGTGGTTGTCAAGGCTGAGAGAAAGTAA